The following proteins are co-located in the Lagopus muta isolate bLagMut1 chromosome 11, bLagMut1 primary, whole genome shotgun sequence genome:
- the C11H3orf18 gene encoding uncharacterized protein C3orf18 homolog isoform X2, with amino-acid sequence MNSSSPSARDLYHSSTTTAKPDAGTTLDATVPETATVSPETTSFNSTKIPDVASSGPSMSAMLLSFGIITVIGLAVAMVLYIRKRKRLEKLRHQLMPMYNFDPTEEQDELEQELLEHGRDAASSQASQSKFQEQEFFPTCLSFHILDTFRFC; translated from the exons ATGAATTCCAGCTCACCTTCTGCACGTGACTTATaccacagcagcaccacaacAGCCAAACCAGATGCAGGAACAACTCTGGATGCAACTGTACCAGAAACAGCTACTGTTAGCCCTGAGACTACTAGCTTCAACAGCACCAAGATCCCAGATGTGGCCAGCAGCGGACCCAGCATGAGCGCCATGCTGCTGTCCTTTGGGATCATTACTGTGATTGGGTTGGCTGTAGCTATG gtTCTGTATatcaggaagagaaagag GTTGGAGAAGCTACGACACCAGCTCATGCCAATGTACAACTTTGATCCCACTGAAGAACAGGATGAACTGGAGCAGGAGCTCCTTGAACATGGGCGAGATGCAGCATCTTCCCAGGCATCACAGAGCAAG TTCCAGGAGCAGGAATTCTTCCCAACATGCCTCAGTTTTCACATACTTGACACTTTCAG GTTCTGCTGA
- the C11H3orf18 gene encoding uncharacterized protein C3orf18 homolog isoform X1: MNSSSPSARDLYHSSTTTAKPDAGTTLDATVPETATVSPETTSFNSTKIPDVASSGPSMSAMLLSFGIITVIGLAVAMVLYIRKRKRLEKLRHQLMPMYNFDPTEEQDELEQELLEHGRDAASSQASQSKVLLTSQGALQRPSRLVFTDVANAINA, from the exons ATGAATTCCAGCTCACCTTCTGCACGTGACTTATaccacagcagcaccacaacAGCCAAACCAGATGCAGGAACAACTCTGGATGCAACTGTACCAGAAACAGCTACTGTTAGCCCTGAGACTACTAGCTTCAACAGCACCAAGATCCCAGATGTGGCCAGCAGCGGACCCAGCATGAGCGCCATGCTGCTGTCCTTTGGGATCATTACTGTGATTGGGTTGGCTGTAGCTATG gtTCTGTATatcaggaagagaaagag GTTGGAGAAGCTACGACACCAGCTCATGCCAATGTACAACTTTGATCCCACTGAAGAACAGGATGAACTGGAGCAGGAGCTCCTTGAACATGGGCGAGATGCAGCATCTTCCCAGGCATCACAGAGCAAG GTTCTGCTGACGAGCCAAGGAGCCCTCCAAAGACCCAGCCGTCTTGTGTTCACAGACGTTGCCAATGCCATCAATGCATGA
- the LOC125698564 gene encoding high mobility group protein HMGI-C-like — protein MSSESLENPGPSPLTEGLKRKRGRPKKQPQDDAVGSLPEKKPRGRPKGSKKMSTVTGQMVEPPAGKRPRGRPRKWPQLVTQGASQEGGPQGSGDMDANSASAMQGITGKDGFKPSKAAAVRRSLSSIAAAAQ, from the exons ATGAGCAGTGAGAGCCTGGAGAACCCTGGTCCCTCCCCATTGACTGAAGGCCTGAAGAGAAAGAGGGGAAGACCAAAGAAACAGCCACAG GATGATGCTGTGGGCTCACTGCCAGAGAAAAAGCCACGAGGAAGGCcaaaaggaagcaagaaaatgagCACTGTAACTGGACAAATG GTAGAACCTCCTGCTGGGAAGAGGCCCCGAGGAAGGCCCCGCAAGTGG CCTCAGCTGGTGACACAAGGAGCATCTCAGGAAGGCGGCCCTCAGGGAAGCGGTGACATGGACGCAAACTCAGCGTCTGCCATGCAAG GCATCACTGGAAAAGACGGTTTCAAgcccagcaaagctgctgctgttcgGAGGTCTCTGAGCAGCATCGCCGCCGCAGCTCAGTAG